The genomic stretch GCGGTGTACGCTCGCTCGATGACGGTCATCCGCGTGCCGGGGACTGGAGTGACGCCGAATCGTTTCGCGTCGTAGGCGGTCCACCGCGGCGTCGGGATCTCGATGACGCGGGCGTAATAGAACGCGCGCTCGGAGGCGTCGAAGTCGGGATCGCTCCAAACGGTGATGAGCTCGGCGGCGCCGATGGTGTTGGTCCACGTCGCGTTGGCGACGTCCACCGTACTCCCCAGCGAGGGAAGCTTTCCGTCCGCGCCGGGTTTCCTGTCGCCGCTCCAGGCGACGTCGTAGACCTTCTCGTGTAGCTCGCCCTGCGCATCGAGCCAGCCCTTGACGATCTGGATTCGGTCGAGGTTGGCACCGAGGGGGTCTTTGAGTGCCGCGACGAGGAACGTCGCCGATTTTCCGTCCGGTGCTTCACGCAGGTCGCCGCCCATGGGAACCCCTTTGGAATATCCGGCGACCGCCGGGTTCCGGGTCTCGGCGTCGGCTTTTTCGAACTCAAAGCCCCCAAAAAACCTCACCATCAAGCGGCTGCCCGTGGTCGCATAGGTTTCCCTCCGTTGC from Vicinamibacteria bacterium encodes the following:
- a CDS encoding DUF3604 domain-containing protein, with the translated sequence DASVAKTREMLEFEYARSALKNGLKLERDLGANPYKFGMIGSSDAHTGLAAMEEENYFGKTTPQEPSPERMTAKFMDNQETGVAVFDWEVAAAGYAAVWATENTREALWDAMQRRETYATTGSRLMVRFFGGFEFEKADAETRNPAVAGYSKGVPMGGDLREAPDGKSATFLVAALKDPLGANLDRIQIVKGWLDAQGELHEKVYDVAWSGDRKPGADGKLPSLGSTVDVANATWTNTIGAAELITVWSDPDFDASERAFYYARVIEIPTPRWTAYDAKRFGVTPVPGTRMTVIERAYTAPIWYTPAN